CGTGTCCCACACGTGGGTGGACGGGTCGGCGGCGGCCCGGAAGCGAGCGGCGAGCGTGGCGACGCCGCTGAGGTGGCCGAGCAGGTTGAGGGCGGTGCGTTCGGCGGTGAGCATCGAGGCGAGCGGTCCGGTGACCGTGCCGATGAGCGTGCCGGGTCCGACCTCGGAGCCGTCCGCCAGCTGCCAGTCGAGCACCAGCGCCGGATCGACCTGGTGGAACGTCTCGCTGACGCAGGCGCCGCCCGAGAGCCGCCCCTCGACGCGGGCGACGAACCGCCCCGTGGCCGTGCGTGACCGGTCGAGCAGCATCGAGGTGACGTCGCCCAGGGGCGTGAGGTCCTCGGCGAGCGCCCGCGCCACGACGGCACGGACCTCGCCGGCCGGGGGGTCGACGAAGGCGTCCATGAGGGGCACCAGCCTGCCGCATGGCCGGCGGCCGAGCCGCATCGGCCGACAGCTCCGGCTAGTTGAAGCCGCGATTGTCCTGCTTCAGGGCCGTGTCGACGCAGAGGGCGGAGGCCACGACCAGCTGGCGCATCGGATCGGCGAGCGGGCGGTGGATCTGCACCGCGTAGTTGTCCGCCGTGGTGAAGAGCGTCTTGGCCAGGCCCTCCCACGTCTTCGTGATCCGGGCGACCTCCTGGTCCTGGGCGTCGCGGATCGAGAAGTTCCACGCCCGCCAGTTCTCGGCGTTCAGCGACCCGATCGTCTGGCCGCCGGCCTCGAGCGAGAACCGGATCTTGCCGATGGCGTTCTGCTGGACGATCTCGCCGATCGGCGTGCCGGCCCCGTCGGCCACCTGGAGGCGCGACTTCACCAGCTTGCGGGGTCGGGTCAGCACGAGGACCACCGCGCCCGAGGCGTCGGTCACCTCGAGGGTGTGGGTCATGAACTGGTCGACGCTCGACACGAGGCGCAGCGCCTTCTTCATCGCCGACTGGCCCACCTGGCGCACCGTGCCAACCTGCTGGCCGCCCTGGTCGAACACCGAGTACTCGTTGGTGAGCTCGATGAGCTTGAGCTTCTGGCTCACCACCAGCACCGGCAGGTCGAGGATGTGCCCCGCGGGAGCGGCACCCTGCACCGGTGCCGGACCCGCCGACGTGGTGCCGGCCGGTGCCGCGGCGTCGACGGCGTCGGTCGACGTCACGCCGCCGTCCGAGACGTGCTCGGTCCAGCGCTGGCCGTCCCACCAGCGCAGCTCGTGGCGTCCGTGGGGGTCGGGGTGCCAGGCACCCGTGGCGTGGTCGTTCGTCTCGGTCACGGCGGGGCACGCTAGCCCCCGAGCACGAACCTCACGAGGAGCGCGTCGTCGGGCTCGGGCGCGTCGCTGCGGGTGTGGCAGCCACGGCTCTCCTCGCGTGCCAGCGCCGCCTCGACCAGCGCGGCGCCCGCCTCGATCAGGTTGCGCAGCTCGAGGTGCGCGGTGGAACCGGGACCGGAGCGGGTGAGGCGTGACGCCAGCGAGGACAGGGCGCTGGCGGCGGCCGTCAGGGACGCGACGTCGCGCACCACCCCCGCGTTGCGGGTCATGACGGCCTGGACCTCGTCGCGGAGCGTGGCGGCGTCGGACGGGTGCTCGGTGCTCGGCGTGGGGATGTCGATCGGCAGGACGGGACGCTCCAGGCGCCGACCGGGAAGGCCCTGCGCCTGGTCGTCGGGTCCGGACCCCTCCGGGGCGATCAGGGCGCGCATCGCGCCGGTGGGTCGGGGCCCGTCGCGGCCGGCCTCGATCGCCTCGATGCACCGGAAGCCGAAGACCATGCCGTCGAGCAGCGAGTTCGACGCCAGCCGGTTCGCCCCGTGCACGCCGCTCGCGGCCACCTCCCCCGCGGCCCACAGGCCGGGCAGGGACGCCGCGCCGTCGAGGTCGGTGAGGACGCCGCCGCAGTGGTAGTGGGCGGCCGGAGCGATCGGCAACAGGTCGGCACCGGGGTCGAGGCCGGCGGCGGCGAGGGCGGTCGTGATCGTCGGGAACCGCTCGGCGAAGCGCTCGAGGTGCCGGGCGTCGAGGTAGCAGTGGTCGACGCCCAGCTCGAGCATCCGGCTCATCATCGCCTTCGACACCTGGTCGCGCGGCAGGAGCTCGTCGACGAACCGCTCGCCGCGCACGTCCCGGATGAGCGCGCCGTGCCCGCGGAGCGCCTCGGACAGGAGCGGCCGGGGCATCGACGGGTGGTGCAGCGCCGTCGGGTGGAACTGGACGAACTCGACGTCGGCCACCGCGACGCCAGAGCGGAGCGCCATCGCCACCCCGTCGGCCGTCGCCTCGGGCGGGTTGGTCGTGACCGAGAAGAGCTGACCGGAGCCA
This portion of the Actinomarinicola tropica genome encodes:
- a CDS encoding L-aspartate oxidase yields the protein MPDSSLDTHLDLLVVGSGVAGLSAAVRAAGTHGMRVGIVTKGELTQTATRWAQGGVAAVLGGDPDSTDLHLADTLAAGAGLCDVDAVRVLVEEGPSRVNELISFGAAFDLDESGQYLLAREGGHSLPRILHAGGAATGVEVERALVEAVRATATLLHEHTYAVDLVVEGGRCRGVLALEPDGTLVEVRAEHVLLATGGSGQLFSVTTNPPEATADGVAMALRSGVAVADVEFVQFHPTALHHPSMPRPLLSEALRGHGALIRDVRGERFVDELLPRDQVSKAMMSRMLELGVDHCYLDARHLERFAERFPTITTALAAAGLDPGADLLPIAPAAHYHCGGVLTDLDGAASLPGLWAAGEVAASGVHGANRLASNSLLDGMVFGFRCIEAIEAGRDGPRPTGAMRALIAPEGSGPDDQAQGLPGRRLERPVLPIDIPTPSTEHPSDAATLRDEVQAVMTRNAGVVRDVASLTAAASALSSLASRLTRSGPGSTAHLELRNLIEAGAALVEAALAREESRGCHTRSDAPEPDDALLVRFVLGG
- a CDS encoding phospholipid scramblase-related protein, which gives rise to MTETNDHATGAWHPDPHGRHELRWWDGQRWTEHVSDGGVTSTDAVDAAAPAGTTSAGPAPVQGAAPAGHILDLPVLVVSQKLKLIELTNEYSVFDQGGQQVGTVRQVGQSAMKKALRLVSSVDQFMTHTLEVTDASGAVVLVLTRPRKLVKSRLQVADGAGTPIGEIVQQNAIGKIRFSLEAGGQTIGSLNAENWRAWNFSIRDAQDQEVARITKTWEGLAKTLFTTADNYAVQIHRPLADPMRQLVVASALCVDTALKQDNRGFN